The Vicia villosa cultivar HV-30 ecotype Madison, WI linkage group LG1, Vvil1.0, whole genome shotgun sequence genome includes a region encoding these proteins:
- the LOC131622718 gene encoding uncharacterized protein LOC131622718 yields MNSEAWHNAEVTGHYYTSHMYRELKGPNPTIPWRNLMRKNQTRPRAIFVMWMTCHSRLNTKDRLARFGTITDEACLFCGDIETCSNLFFACRETHILWKQVLHWIHIDHGPQAWENELKWIIGRSKGKSRIAKLLKICMAEVIYYVWNARNKKAFQGIDSALNIQDIKEIVCTMAQSDRQLRGFCNEL; encoded by the coding sequence ATGAATTCTGAAGCATGGCACAATGCTGAAGTAACAGGTCACTACTATACCAGCCACATGTACAGGGAGCTCAAAGGCCCCAATCCGACTATACCTTGGCGGAACTTAATGAGGAAGAACCAGACAAGACCTCGTGCCATCTTTGTGATGTGGATGACATGCCATTCTAGATTGAATACGAAAGACAGGTTGGCTAGATTTGGTACTATCACTGATGAAGCGTGTCTGTTCTGTGGAGATATAGAGACTTGCAGCAACTTATTTTTTGCTTGCAGGGAAACACATATTCTGTGGAAACAAGTCCTCCATTGGATTCATATTGATCATGGGCCTCAAGCTTGGGAGAATGAGTTGAAATGGATTATTGGAAGGAGCAAAGGTAAAAGTCGTATTGCTAAATTGCTGAAAATTTGTATGGCTGAGGTTATCTACTATGTTTGGAATGCTCGAAACAAGAAGGCTTTCCAAGGCATTGACAGTGCTCTCAACATCCAAGATATTAAAGAAATTGTCTGTACTATGGCGCAATCGGATAGACAACTTAGGGGATTCTGTAATGAACTCTAA